In the genome of Curtobacterium sp. MCLR17_036, the window GCTCCGATGTCGGCGCCGGAGGCGAACGTCGCCATCGCCTCGCGCACCCAGCCGGTGTCAGGCCGGGCGTCGTTGTTGAGGAACGCGACGATCTCACCCGAGGACTTCGCGACGCCGAGGTTGCAACCGCCGGTGAAGCCGAGGTTGGCACCGGCGTCGACCAGCGTGAAGTCGAGGGTCGAGGCCTGCAGCCGCCCGAGGTGCTCCGGCCCGGAGCCGTTCTCGACGACGATGACCTCGAGCTTGTCCTGCGGCCAGTCCTGCTTGCGGAGTTCCGCGATGCTCGTCAGGGTGTCGTCGGTGCCCTTGTAGTTCACGAGGACGACGGACACGACTCCCGGCTTGCGCTCTGTCACGCGGGTTCCTCCAGCAGCTGCCGCGCGGGGGCGCGGATCGGTGGCTCGGTCGCGGGGTGCCGCGGCCGATGACACCCTACAAGGCGCGCCCGGCCGCTCCCCGGTGGCCGCCGCCGGTTCGTGCAGAATGGCGGGCGTGACTGCCGCCATCCCGAGCACCCCCCTGCCCTCCGTCCTGCACGAGGACTACGCCGCCATCGCGGCCGGCACGCACGCCGAGGGCCCCCGCGGCACCGTCCGCTTCGCCGTGTCGACCGCCGACCCCGCCGAGGGCAAGGGCGACCTGTTCGTGGCACTCGGCCTGGCCCGAGCCCTGCGCGCCGAGGGCTGGGGCGTCGCGATGTGGCCGCTCGAGCGCTGGGGCGACGAGGTCCCCGCCGACACCGCGGCCGTCGTCGTGATGATCGAGTCGTTCGTGCCCGGGTACGTGCCGGCCGGCACCGCCCTGGTGGCCTGGGTGCGCAACTGGACCGAGAAGTGGGCGGCGCTGCCCTACCTCGACGAGTTCGACGCCGTGTGGACGTCGTCCACGATCGCCCGCGACGCGATCGCCCCGCACGTCGCCACGACGGTGGAGGTCGTGCCGATCGGCGTCGACCTCGACCTGTTCACCACCGACCGGCCGCACGCCCACGCCGAGCCGGCCGACGTCGACCCCGTCGCCGCGGCCGACGCCGCCCGGACCGACCGCGCGGTCACCACGGTGAACTTCTGGGGAGTCCGCCGTCTGGTGCAGGACGTCCTCGCCGAGGTCGCCCCGGCCGAGCCGATCATCTGGTACGCCGCCAACGTCGACCACGTCGAGCCCTCGCCGGGTGTCGAGCTCCGCCCGATGGTCTCGTACTTCTCGCTGCCCGAGGTGTACCGCGCCGCCGGGTTCGTCGTCGACGACGTCATCGCCCCGGCCGCCGCCTACGGCACGCTCAACTCGCGGCTGTACGAGTCGCTGGCCTGCGGCGCGCTGCCCGTCACCGACTGCGCGCTCGGCCTCGACGAGCTCGGACTCGCCGAGGTGCCGGTCTTCGACGACGCCGCGTCGCTCGAGCGTGCACTCGCGATGCCGCGCGAGGAGCGCACCGCCCTGGTGGAACGGCTCCGGGCCGTCGTCGTCGAGCGGCACTCGTTCCGCAGCCGTGCCGAGCAGGTCGGCCCGTCGCTCGACGCCGCCGTCGCCGCCGCCTCGGGCCGGAGCGGCGAGCGGAGCGCCTTCCTGCGCTGGGCGACCGAGCAGCGCGAGCTCCTGCGTCGGACCGAGCACGACCGCGACGTCCACCTGGCCGGCGTGCACGACATCAACGAGCGGCTCATCGTCTCGGAGCAGAAGGTCGGCGCCCACGACACGGCGCGGCAGGTCGCCGAGGCGGAGCGCGACCAGATCGCGGCACGGTTCCACGGCCTGACCCGGTCGCCGGAGTACCGCGTCCTGCACGGCCTCGGTCTCATGGCGCGGCGCGCGCGCCGCTGACACCCGGCGCTCCGCGCACCCCGGGCGGGCACGGGAGCGGGTCCGGTGGACGCACCCACGCAACGGACGGGAGGCACGGTGCCAGCTGGCACCGTGCCTCCCGTCCGTCGTCGGTGACCGTCTACCGGACGGTGACGGTCTTCGTGCCGAAGCTCTTGTAGGTCCCGCTCGGCAGGTCCTGGAAGTAGACGCGCACGGTGTGCGTGCCCTTCGCCAGGCCGGTGAGCTTGCGGGAGAGCCCGACGTCCGAACCCCAGTCCGGGTAGCTGCGCTGAACATCCGTCCGGGTCGCGTTCGCGGTTCCCGGGGCGACCGCGACGCCGTCCAGGTGCATCTTGTACTTGACCGGGTCCCAGACGTCCGGGTCGACGGCCCAGCCCTGCACCGTGATCGTGCCGGTGCCGCCGGTCACCGACTCGAAGGCGCCCGTGACCGGCCCGGTGCCGCCGGTCTTGCCGGTCGACGGCGGGTCGATCACCGTGAAGGTCTTGGTCCCGAAGCTCTTGTACGTGCCGCTCGGCAGGTCCTGGTAGTAGACGCGCAGGGTGTGCGTGCCGGCGGTCAGGCCCGTGAGGGTCCGGGACAGCCCGACGTCGCTGCCCCAGCCGGGGTACTTCGCCTGCACGTCGGTGCGCTTCGCGTTCGCGACGCCCGGGTCGATCGCGACCCCGTCCAGGTGCATCTTGACCTTGACCGGGTCCCAGACGTCGGGGTCGATGGCCCACCCCGTGACCGTCGCGCTGTGCACACCGCCGGTCACCGACTCGTAGGCACCCGTGACGGAGCCGGTCTTGCCGGTCTTGCCCGTGGTGCCGGAGGTCGGCGGGGCGGCCGCGGCGCTGGTCACCGTGACGGTCTTCGTGCCGGCACTCACCCACTTGCCGCTCGGCAGGTCCTGGAAGTAGACCCGCACCGTGTGCTTGCCCGCCGACAGACCGGTCAGCTTCACCGACAGCCCGACGTCGGAACCCCAACCGGGGTACTTCGCCTGCACGTCGGTGCGCTTCGCGTTCGCCGTCCCGGTGCCACCGCGGGCACCGTCGACGTGCAGCAGGTACTGCACCGGGTCCCACACGTCCGGGTCGATCGCCCACCCCGTGACCGTCGCCGTGCCGGCACCGCCGGTCACCGACTCGTAGGTGCCCTGCACGGTGCCGGTCTTGCCGGTCTTGCCCGTGGTGCCGGAGGACGGCGCGGCGGCCGCGGCACTGGTCACCGTGACGGTCTTCGTGCCGGCACTCACCCACTTGCCGCTCGGCAGGTCCTGGAAGTACACCCGCACCGTGTGCTTGCCCGCCGACAGCCCGGTCAGCTTCACCGACAGCCCGACGTCCGAGCCCCAGTCCGGGTGCTTCGCCTGCACGTCGGTGCGCTTCGCGTTCGCCGTCCCGGTGCCACCACGGGCTCCGTCGACGTGCAGCAGGTACTGCACCGGGTCCCACACGTCCGGGTCGATCGCCCACCCCGTGACCGTCGCCGTGCCGACGCCACCGGTCACCGACTCGTAGGTGCCCCGGACCGTGCCGGTCTTGCCGGTCTTGCCCGTGGTGGGCGGCGTGACCGTGACCGTCTTCGAGGCCACCTTGACGTACCCGGTGCCGGGCTTGTCCATGACGTAGAGCACGACGGTCTGCTTGCCGGCCGCGATGCCGGTCAGCTTCTTCGACCAGCCGAGGGTGGTGCCGACGCCCGGGTACACCGCTGCGACGTCCTTGCGGGTGGTCGAGGTGGTCCCACCGCCGCGGTTCGTGCCGTCGACGAGCAGCTTGTAGGTCGCCGGCTTCGTCGAGTCGGGGTCGAGTGCCCACCCGCTCGCCGAGATCGTGCCGGCACCGCCGGTGACGCTGTCGATGACGCCCTTCGGCGCCGCACTCGTGATCGTGCGGGTGTAGCAGCCGAGCAGCGTGTTCGACCCGGCGCCCTGGTTGATCGCGTACGTGCACACCGAGTGCGCCCCGACCGACAGCCCGGTGAGCTCCGTCGAGAAGCCGTGCGCGGTGTTGCCCGAGCCGAGGGTGTTCGCGAGGTCGGACCGCTTGACGTCGGCGGTGACCGTCTTCGCACCCGCGCCGTCGACGTAGAACGCGACGCGCAGTGCCTTGGTGGTGTCCGGGTCGACCGCCCAGCCGGTGACGGTGATCGACGACGTCGAGCTCGCGGTGACCGCGTCGACGTTGCCGTAGGGGTTGCCCCCGCCGTTCGAGGACCCGAACCAGTCGGTGTACATGCGCCAGAAGTTGCGGTTGCCGTACGCCGAGCAGCTGTCGCCGGACCCGTACAGGTTCGACATCGCGGCGCTGTTCGGCGTGTACGGCGTGTAGATGTAGAGCCCGGCGGTGGCCTGGTTCTTGATGTACACGGTCTTCCGGCCGCAGGCGGCGTTCGGGTTGAGCAGGATCGAGTTGTTCCGGCCCGCCTGGTACGCCCACGAGGTCGGCGTGGCCTGGTACCGCTTGAACTGCAGCCCTGCGGCGTAGACCTGCTGCGCGAAGCCGCGGTACGCCGGGTCGCACGGCGCGGTGTCCGGGCAGGCGAACCCGGTCGCGTGCTGGTACATCCAGTTCGTCGGCCGCGAGGTCGAGACGATGCCCTGCTCCTTCTCGAGCAGCACGAGGAGCGCCTTCTGGCTGATGCCGCACGCGGCGCCGACCTGGGCGATGATCGTCGCGGCGGACTTCGTGCCGCCCGCGATCGCGCTGCACCGGCCGGAGACCGCGTTGATGGTGCTGACCTTCTGCGAGAAGTTCTTGAGGCAGACCGGGCCACCGCTCTGCTGCGTGCAGCTCGGCGCGACGCTGTTCAGGAACGACTGCACGGCGGCGGCGTTCATCGCCGAGCCGTTGTAGAAGGCGGCGTCGCTGATGATGTTGCCCGGGTCGAACTGCGACGCGACGGCGGCGGAGGCCGGCTCCGTCGTGGTCGCCTCGGAGAGCACGGTGCCGAAGGTCATGCCGGTCGCGGCCACGGCGAGCGCGGCGACGAGGGCCAGCGCGGATCGGAGTCCCCGGCGGGGAGTACGGGTGGGACGCATCACGGCACCTCCGCCGTCATCGGGTCGGACGCCGTCGACGCGGAGCCGACGGCGTAGGTCAGGGTGACGGACCAGGTGCCGCTGGCGACCTGGGACGCGGGGAACGCGACCTGTGCGCAGTTCACCGAGGACGCGCTCGCCGCAGCCGCGCTCGTCGCGGTGCGGGTGACACCGCCCTTCGTGGCGGTGAAGCGGCACGTGCCGGACGTGTCGGTGGTGCCGGAGACGAGGCCGCCGGCCTGCAGCGTCTTCGTCCCGGTGTCCCAGCCGGCGTAGGTCACCACGGCCGTGGCCGCGAAGTCCGTCGGGTCGGCGTCGGGCTCGTTCGTCGCCCCGCTGCCGGGGAAGGGCCCGGGGGTGTCGTCGTCCGAGGCCTCGCCGCCGTCCGACGGGTCGTCGCTCGGCGACGACGCGACGTCGGTGGGCGCGACCGTGCCGCCGCTCGTCGCGGTCGACGTCGGGGTGGCCGTGGCGCTGGTGGTGCGCGACGCCGAGGGGCTCGGCGAGGCGTCGTCGCCGCCGGAACAACCGGCCACGAGGAGACTGAGTGCACCGACCACCGCGAACGCAGCGATCGGCCTGGATGCGTGGAGCATGCTGACGGGCCGTCCTGAGGGAGTTGACAAGGGTCCGGGTTGCGACAACGGTAACTCGAAAGTCAAGGTTGAGGGTTGGTTCGTCACGAATCACCCCCGGTCGGGGGTACCCGACGACTGTCGCGCTCGCGGCGGTCCCGCCCTCGGGCCCGGTGAGTATGCTGTTCCGGTCCTGCCCCCACGAACGAAGAGACGTATGGTCGACCAAGCACGCATGACCGCGCTCGCGGAGGAACCCCTCGTCGTGATCGGCGCTCCGACGAGCGCCTTCCGCGGGACCTGGCGCGAACTGCGCGACGTCTTCCGGCAGCGGGAGATGCTCGGCATGCTCGTCCGCCGCGACCTCAAGGCGCGGTACAAGGACTCGGCCCTCGGCTTCGTGTGGACGCTCGTGCGTCCGCTGACGCAGCTCCTCATCTACTACTTCGTCATCGGGCAGGTGCTCGGCGCCGCCAACGGCATCGACAACTTCGCGATCTACGTCTTCACGGGCCTGACCGCCTACACGCTGTTCAGCGAGATCGTCGCCGGGTCCACGGGCTCGATCGTCGGCAACAGCGGCCTCATCAAGAAGGTCTACGTCCCACGTGAGGTCTTCCCGCTGGCGAGCGTCGGCGCGGCCCTGGTGAACTTCACGATCCAGTTCGCGATCCTGCTGGCCGCCACGGTGGTGATCGGGGTGTTCCCCTGGCACGAGGGTCTGCTCTACCTGATCCCCTCGCTCGCCGTGATCCTGGTCTACGGCGCGGCCATCGGCCTGGTGCTGTCGGCGCTCAACGTGTACCTGCGCGACGTGCAGTTCGTCATCGACGTCGGCCTCATGGTGCTGCTCTGGGCGTCGCCGATCGTCTACGCGTACGCACGGGTCGTCGCCACGGTGAAGACCGACTGGCTGCTCGCCGTCTACACGAACAACCCGCTGACCCTGTCGGTGCTCGGGATGCAGAACGCGATCTGGCTGCACGACCCGGCGGACGTCACGTACCCGGACCACCTGATGCTGCGCCTCGGCGTCGCGTTCGTCATCGGTGTCCTGTGCCTCCTCGGCGCGCAGCGGATCTTCTCCCGCCTGCAGGGCAACTTCGCGCAGGAGCTGTAGACCATGGCCATCAGCACCCCCGTCGCCCCGGTCGGGACCGGTGACACCACCGAGCGCCCCGACGTCATCGTCATCGACCACGTGCGCAAGCGCTTCACCGTGCGCAAGGACAACACCCTGCGCGAGCGCATCGTCACGCTCGGCCGCGCCGGCCGCAAGCACCGCCAGGACTTCTGGGCGCTCGACGACGTCTCCGTGTCGATCCAGGCCGGTTCGACCGTCGGGCTCATCGGCCAGAACGGCTCCGGCAAGTCGACGCTGCTCAAGGCGATCGGCGGCATCATCCAGCCGACCTCGGGCACGGTGTCCCGCCGTGGTCGCCTCGCCGCGCTGCTCGAGCTCGGCGCCGGCTTCCACCCCGACCTGTCCGGCCGCGAGAACGTCTACCTGAACGCGAGCCTGCTCGGGCTGAGCCGCAGCCAGACCGACGAGAAGTTCGACGACATCCTGGCGTTCTCGGGCATCGGCGACTTCATCGACACCCAGGTGAAGTTCTACTCGTCGGGCATGTACGTGCGGCTCGCGTTCGCCGTCGCCGTGCACACCGACCCCGACGTGCTGCTCGTCGACGAGGTCCTGGCCGTCGGCGACGAGGCCTTCCAGCGCAAGTGCCTCGACCGCATCCGCACCTTCCAGGAGGCCGGCAAGACGATCATCATCGTCACGCACTCCCTGAGCCAGGTCCAGGAGATGTGCGACCGCGTCGTCCTGCTCAACAAGGGCAAGGTGCTGCACGACGGCGACCCGGTGGCCGCGGTGAGCATGTTCCGCGAGGTCCTCGAGGAACGCCGCCAGGGCGAGCTGAGCACGGACGTCGCCGTCGGGCGCGGCCGGGTCCTCGGCGCGGGCGTGCAGGTCGAGGGCAAGGGGCCGAAGGCCGACGTCCTGCCGGGTGACGACCTGGTCGTCGACATGGAGTTCGAGCACCTGGACGGCATCGACGACTGGGAGGCCGCGGTGCAGATCAACAACGCCGGCGGCCAGGTCGTCTACGGCACGACGACGGGCATCATGGGCATGACGCTGCAGCCGCTGCACGGTCGCCGGAAGCTCCGCCTGCGGATCGCCGACACCGCCTTCGGCACCGGCAAGTACTTCGTCAACGTCTCGATGATGGACTCCGCCGGCCGCCACCTGCACGACATGCCGGAGTGCGACTCGTTCGAGGTCCCCTCGTTCGGCGACGCCGTCGGCACCGTCTACGCGCGGCCCTCGATCGAGGAGCTCGACTGAGCCCGACCGACGGCACGAACCGCCTCGCGGTCGTCGTCGTCAACTGGGAGCGCGCCGACCTGACCACGACGGCCGTCCGGGCCGTGCTCGCCGAGGGCGCTGCCGACGAGGTCGTCGTCGTCGACAACGGGTCGTCCGACGACTCCCTCGCGGTGCTCCGGCGCGAGCTGCCGGACGCCACGGTCGTCGCGCTGGACCACAACGGCGGGTTCGCCACCGGTGCGAACGCGGGCATCCGGCACACCGACGCCGAGACCGTCGTCCTGCTCAACAACGACGCGGTCCCCGCCGCGGGCTTCGTCGCGGCGCTCCGCGACCACCTGGCGCAGGCGGGGCCCGAGGTCGGGGCGGTGACGGGCCGCATCGTGCTCGCCGGACGCTGGACGGGCCTCCCGGCCGGAGCCACGCCCGAACCCGACCAGCGGGTGCTGCGGGACCACACCGGGCGCGCGTGGACGCCGTCGCCGGACGGCGACGTGCGGCTCAACTCGACCGGCGTCCTGGTCGACCGCGACGGCAACGGCATGGACCGCGACTGGTTCGCGCCGGCCGACCGTGTCGCGGACGTCGACGTCTTCGGGTTCTCCGGCGGCGCGTCCGCGCTCCGACGGAGCGCGCTCGACGACGTCGGCCTGCTCGACGAGTCCCTGTTCATGTACTACGAGGACACCGAGCTCGCCTGGCGGCTCCGCCGCCGCGGCTGGCGGGTCGAGCACGCGGCCGACGCCGTCGTGGAGCACGACCACTCGGCGTCCTCCGGGGTGCAGAGCGACCTGTTCGTCTTCCGCAACGCCCGCAACCGGCTGGTCGTCGCGCTCTGGCACGCGCCGTGGCCGACGGTGCTGCGGGCGGCCGCCCGCACCCTGGTGCGCGGGGTCCGCGGGCTGGTGGTCGGTCGTTCCGGTCGTTCCGGTCGTTCCGGTCGTTCCGGACATTCCGGACGTTCCGGACGGGAGGCCCGGCTCGTCCTGGCAGCGCTCGTCGACGTCGCCGGGGCGCTCCCGTCGCACCTGGCGCGGCGGCTCCGCGAGACGCGTCGCGCCTCGGTCCCGCGCCGCCGGATCGACACGGGCGCATGAGCGGCTCGGGCTATCCTGGTCACTCCCCCGTCGACGGCCCCGGCCGCGACCAGTCCGCACGGAAGGACCCCCGCGTGCCGCAGCTCACCGTCCTCGTCGACGGAACAGCGGTACCGGAGAACCTCGGCGGCGTCGGCCGCTACGTCGAGGGGGTCGTGTCGCACCTGACCGACCCGTCACTCGACGTCCACCTGGTCGTCCGACCGGTGCACGCCGCGCACTTCAGCGCGATCGCCCCCGGCGTCACCGTGCACACCGCCCCGCGGTGGACCGACTCCGTGCCGCTCCGGTTCCTGTGGGAGCAGACCGGCCTGCCGGCGCTCGGCCGTCGGCTCGGTGCGCGGGTGCTGCACTCGCCGCACTACACGTTCCCCTTCGGCTGGCGCGGCGGCTCGGTCGTCACCCTGCACGACGCCACCTTCTTCTCGAACCCCGAGTGGCACTCCCGCCTGAAGCGCACGTTCTTCACGTGGTGGAGCCGCCGGTCCCTGCGCACCCGCCCGGTCGTCGTCGTGCCGAGCGCCGCCACCGCGACCGAGGCCGCCCGGGTCGTCCCCGGCATCCGCGCCGACGTCCGGGTCGCCCCGCTCGGGGTCGACCGCGCCGTGTTCCACGAACCGTCCACCGCCGAGGTCGAGGACGCACGGATCGCCGCGACCCTGCCCGAGGGGGCGGCCTGGATCGCGTTCCTCGGCACGATCGAGCCGCGGAAGAACGTCACCGCGCTGCTCGACGCCTACGCGTCCGTGCGGCGGGAACGGCCCGACACCCCGTGGTTGGTGCTCTCCGGCGCCCGCGGCTGGGACACCGCAGCCGTCGAGCGGCTCGACACCCTGCAGGACGCCGACCACGTCATCGAGGCCGGCTACCTGCCCCTCGAGGACCTCGCCGGCTACCTCGGCGGCGCCGAGTTCGTCGTCTACCCGTCCCTCGGCGAGGGCTTCGGCCTGCCCGTGGTCGAGGCGATGGCCTCCGGCGCGTGCGTCCTCACCACCCGCCGACTGTCCCTGCCCGAGGTCGGCGGCGACGCGGCGGTGTACTCCGAGCCCTCCGCTCCCGCGCTGGCCGCCGCGATGACGGAGCTGCTCGACGACCCGTCGCTCGTCGCGTCGCACCGCGCGGCCGCGCTGGCCCGGGCCGCCTCGTTCACGTGGGAGGCCACCGCCGCCGTGCACGTCGCCGCCTACACCGACGTCGCCGGGGCCGGGGTCCGGGACGGGGCCCCGCGGTGATCCGGGTCGCGGTGCT includes:
- a CDS encoding ABC transporter permease, coding for MTALAEEPLVVIGAPTSAFRGTWRELRDVFRQREMLGMLVRRDLKARYKDSALGFVWTLVRPLTQLLIYYFVIGQVLGAANGIDNFAIYVFTGLTAYTLFSEIVAGSTGSIVGNSGLIKKVYVPREVFPLASVGAALVNFTIQFAILLAATVVIGVFPWHEGLLYLIPSLAVILVYGAAIGLVLSALNVYLRDVQFVIDVGLMVLLWASPIVYAYARVVATVKTDWLLAVYTNNPLTLSVLGMQNAIWLHDPADVTYPDHLMLRLGVAFVIGVLCLLGAQRIFSRLQGNFAQEL
- a CDS encoding ABC transporter ATP-binding protein — encoded protein: MAISTPVAPVGTGDTTERPDVIVIDHVRKRFTVRKDNTLRERIVTLGRAGRKHRQDFWALDDVSVSIQAGSTVGLIGQNGSGKSTLLKAIGGIIQPTSGTVSRRGRLAALLELGAGFHPDLSGRENVYLNASLLGLSRSQTDEKFDDILAFSGIGDFIDTQVKFYSSGMYVRLAFAVAVHTDPDVLLVDEVLAVGDEAFQRKCLDRIRTFQEAGKTIIIVTHSLSQVQEMCDRVVLLNKGKVLHDGDPVAAVSMFREVLEERRQGELSTDVAVGRGRVLGAGVQVEGKGPKADVLPGDDLVVDMEFEHLDGIDDWEAAVQINNAGGQVVYGTTTGIMGMTLQPLHGRRKLRLRIADTAFGTGKYFVNVSMMDSAGRHLHDMPECDSFEVPSFGDAVGTVYARPSIEELD
- a CDS encoding glycosyltransferase family 1 protein: MPQLTVLVDGTAVPENLGGVGRYVEGVVSHLTDPSLDVHLVVRPVHAAHFSAIAPGVTVHTAPRWTDSVPLRFLWEQTGLPALGRRLGARVLHSPHYTFPFGWRGGSVVTLHDATFFSNPEWHSRLKRTFFTWWSRRSLRTRPVVVVPSAATATEAARVVPGIRADVRVAPLGVDRAVFHEPSTAEVEDARIAATLPEGAAWIAFLGTIEPRKNVTALLDAYASVRRERPDTPWLVLSGARGWDTAAVERLDTLQDADHVIEAGYLPLEDLAGYLGGAEFVVYPSLGEGFGLPVVEAMASGACVLTTRRLSLPEVGGDAAVYSEPSAPALAAAMTELLDDPSLVASHRAAALARAASFTWEATAAVHVAAYTDVAGAGVRDGAPR
- a CDS encoding glycosyltransferase family 2 protein, giving the protein MRLVRGPLVRRRRRHRLRAALDRGARLSPTDGTNRLAVVVVNWERADLTTTAVRAVLAEGAADEVVVVDNGSSDDSLAVLRRELPDATVVALDHNGGFATGANAGIRHTDAETVVLLNNDAVPAAGFVAALRDHLAQAGPEVGAVTGRIVLAGRWTGLPAGATPEPDQRVLRDHTGRAWTPSPDGDVRLNSTGVLVDRDGNGMDRDWFAPADRVADVDVFGFSGGASALRRSALDDVGLLDESLFMYYEDTELAWRLRRRGWRVEHAADAVVEHDHSASSGVQSDLFVFRNARNRLVVALWHAPWPTVLRAAARTLVRGVRGLVVGRSGRSGRSGRSGHSGRSGREARLVLAALVDVAGALPSHLARRLRETRRASVPRRRIDTGA
- a CDS encoding glycosyltransferase, translated to MTAAIPSTPLPSVLHEDYAAIAAGTHAEGPRGTVRFAVSTADPAEGKGDLFVALGLARALRAEGWGVAMWPLERWGDEVPADTAAVVVMIESFVPGYVPAGTALVAWVRNWTEKWAALPYLDEFDAVWTSSTIARDAIAPHVATTVEVVPIGVDLDLFTTDRPHAHAEPADVDPVAAADAARTDRAVTTVNFWGVRRLVQDVLAEVAPAEPIIWYAANVDHVEPSPGVELRPMVSYFSLPEVYRAAGFVVDDVIAPAAAYGTLNSRLYESLACGALPVTDCALGLDELGLAEVPVFDDAASLERALAMPREERTALVERLRAVVVERHSFRSRAEQVGPSLDAAVAAASGRSGERSAFLRWATEQRELLRRTEHDRDVHLAGVHDINERLIVSEQKVGAHDTARQVAEAERDQIAARFHGLTRSPEYRVLHGLGLMARRARR